A segment of the Armatimonadota bacterium genome:
GTCAAAGCCGACGCGGGCACGTTGGACAAGAAGTTCACTGCGGCGGACGCGGAGTTGGCGAAGGTCTGTGACAAGTTCGGGCTGGAGAAGACCTTCAGCATCCGCGGCGATGCCGGTCAGACGCCGGTCTTCGGGTTCTAGCACATGCGCGTACTCATCACCGGTGGGGCCGGTATGCTCGGTCGTGACCTCCAGGAGGCGCTCTCAGGCCATGATGTGGTCCCGACCGATGTGACCGCAGGACTCCGCGCCCTCGATATCACCGATGCCCTTCAAGCGTCCGCGGTCATCTCGGACGTCAGGCCGCAGGTCGTTATCCATGCCGCGGCGTACACCGACGTTGACGGCTGCCAGCGCGATCCCGAAACCGCCTTCCGCGTCAATGCCGACGGCACGCGAAACATCGCAGAGGCCTGCTCGGCGAACGATGCGGGACTCGTCTACATCAGCACCGACTTCGTTTTCGACGGCGAGAAGGGCGAGCCGTACGACGAATCGGACGTCCCGAACCCGCTAGGTCACTACGGCGCTTCCAAACTCGAGGGCGAGGCGCGGGTGCGCGAGTTCTGCCCTGAGCACCTGATCGTCCGCACCGCCTGGCTGTACGGCGTGCACGGCAAGAGCTTCCCTCGCACGATGATCAACCTCGCGCAGACGCGCCGCGA
Coding sequences within it:
- the rfbD gene encoding dTDP-4-dehydrorhamnose reductase translates to MRVLITGGAGMLGRDLQEALSGHDVVPTDVTAGLRALDITDALQASAVISDVRPQVVIHAAAYTDVDGCQRDPETAFRVNADGTRNIAEACSANDAGLVYISTDFVFDGEKGEPYDESDVPNPLGHYGASKLEGEARVREFCPEHLIVRTAWLYGVHGKSFPRTMINLAQTRREIKVVADQIGSPTFTVDLARKIRQMVDLSLRGTCHVTNKGSCSWHEFAVATLALAGITDVEVKPIESGEWPGPTRRPKNSVLSHGMLKAQGLDDLRSWDDALADFVSCLDS